In Musa acuminata AAA Group cultivar baxijiao chromosome BXJ2-8, Cavendish_Baxijiao_AAA, whole genome shotgun sequence, one genomic interval encodes:
- the LOC103993425 gene encoding protein MAIN-LIKE 2-like: MDEPQEEEIFLVVEREAEMVSSSDPLIPIKRVAWFLDANPVPVEELPRYPFAPMMHVNASPVHLRESKVLFRGWGSPLRKWGEWVDKLRPIYGDLWNKSGILDAIGVSTYKIKKDYASVLGLAGVWCGETNTFLFPWGEATVTLEDTMVLGGFPVLGEPVRGSLTGELVEIEQKMVKEHRTFNRSTSKKADQSAWMKHYMEREGDELEHIAFLALWLSRFVFPGPPVKTVKQHLLPIAVRLGRGMRIALASAVLASLYRDMSAIKDYLVADDSKKTEPLVVWAPFNLLQLWVWEHFLTLRPEKQNLIANGEPRAARWHDVGRKLDLSFVGSALESSEFQWHPYMARLENWSRPSFYKDIGVWICGDASKDEELRSFAQCLRAAELVGVDCIEQYLPHRVAMQFGFDQDLPCHVPRSNAMWEAAWETYDITSKNIAFYVPAPPFKSDITQQYSIWWKQCMPYYSKLVENDTQTQGSLENIKWQSKVVAEKNMKRIQTLTSIKKRKLQEFYDAMISDHLLSGNNSVSGDDDSVESQNFQLSAAETEKQHICSMKQKEHMGLKPSNNCVGKETHDPVASQSIKSEICEATISTSLENEYKVMMEDFDQRNGWGSAYDYVVLRQPGMNITSQEAKLKLEQALEKRIMMKAEESELEMQIKVLKEEITAIEARVMDLESVAEVQS, from the coding sequence ATGGATGAACCGCAGGAGGAAGAGATCTTCTTGGTGGTAGAAAGAGAGGCGGAGATGGTCTCCTCGTCCGATCCCCTGATTCCGATCAAGAGAGTCGCTTGGTTTCTTGATGCCAATCCCGTCCCCGTCGAAGAGCTCCCCCGGTATCCCTTCGCTCCGATGATGCATGTAAATGCCTCCCCCGTTCATCTCCGGGAGTCCAAGGTGCTGTTCAGAGGATGGGGCAGCCCTTTGCGCAAGTGGGGGGAGTGGGTCGATAAGCTTCGGCCCATCTATGGGGATCTTTGGAACAAGTCCGGCATCTTGGATGCCATTGGCGTGTCTACTTACAAGATCAAGAAAGACTACGCGTCCGTTTTGGGGCTGGCTGGGGTTTGGTGCGGAGAGACCAACACGTTTCTCTTCCCTTGGGGGGAGGCCACTGTTACATTAGAAGACACGATGGTTCTAGGTGGATTTCCGGTGCTCGGTGAGCCTGTCAGGGGTTCTTTGACCGGGGAGCTTGTGGAGATCGAACAGAAGATGGTGAAGGAGCATCGGACGTTTAACCGAAGCACCAGCAAGAAAGCAGATCAAAGTGCGTGGATGAAACATTACATGGAGCGTGAGGGCGATGAATTGGAGCACATTGCATTCTTGGCTTTGTGGTTGTCGCGGTTCGTTTTTCCTGGTCCCCCTGTTAAGACCGTGAAGCAGCACTTGCTTCCTATTGCTGTTCGTTTGGGACGAGGAATGAGGATTGCCCTTGCATCTGCAGTCCTGGCTAGCTTGTACCGTGACATGTCGGCCATCAAGGATTACCTTGTTGCTGATGATAGTAAAAAAACTGAACCTTTGGTTGTATGGGCACCTTTCAATTTGCTACAGCTTTGGGTGTGGGAGCATTTCTTGACTTTGAGGCCAGAGAAGCAAAATTTGATTGCTAATGGTGAGCCAAGAGCGGCACGGTGGCATGATGTGGGTAGAAAATTGGACCTCTCCTTTGTTGGTTCGGCTTTGGAGTCATCTGAATTTCAGTGGCACCCGTATATGGCTAGGTTGGAGAATTGGAGCAGGCCCTCTTTCTATAAGGATATTGGTGTGTGGATTTGTGGTGATGCTTCCAAGGATGAAGAGTTGCGATCATTTGCACAGTGCTTGAGGGCTGCTGAGCTTGTAGGAGTAGACTGTATTGAACAGTATTTGCCTCACCGCGTGGCAATGCAGTTTGGATTTGATCAGGACTTGCCCTGCCATGTTCCTCGTTCGAATGCAATGTGGGAAGCTGCATGGGAGACTTATGATATTACTTCGAAAAATATTGCATTTTACGTCCCGGCGCCACCTTTTAAGTCTGATATCACACAGCAGTACTCGATTTGGTGGAAACAATGCATGCCTTATTATAGTAAGTTAGTGGAAAATGATACACAAACACAAGGTTCCTTGGAAAATATCAAGTGGCAGAGCAAGGTAGTGGCAGAAAAAAACATGAAGAGAATCCAAACTTTGACAAGCATAAAGAAGAGAAAATTGCAAGAGTTTTATGATGCCATGATTTCTGATCATCTTCTTTCCGGAAACAATTCTGTTTCTGGTGATGATGACAGTGTAGAATCACAGAACTTTCAACTGAGCGCTGCTGAGACAGAAAAGCAGCATATTTGTTCCATGAAGCAAAAGGAACATATGGGCCTGAAACCTTCTAACAATTGTGTAGGGAAAGAAACACACGATCCGGTGGCTTCTCAATCTATCAAATCAGAAATATGTGAAGCTACTATAAGtacttcattggagaatgagtacaAGGTAATGATGGAAGATTTTGATCAAAGAAATGGTTGGGGATCTGCTTATGACTATGTAGTCCTTAGGCAACCTGGAATGAATATTACTTCACAAGAGGCAAAACTGAAATTGGAACAAGCATTGGAGAAACGCATTATGATGAAAGCAGAGGAATCAGAACTTGAAATGCAGATTAAAGTTCTAAAGGAAGAAATTACTGCGATTGAGGCCAGAGTAATGGACTTAGAATCTGTTGCTGAGGTGCAATCATAA
- the LOC135618942 gene encoding uncharacterized protein LOC135618942: MAKLSTVCLLLAFVVTGHLMSGSLAKPKDHKAPKKGPEDHKGPKCKGWHDLVSQCSRYVAVGKPVDIPTKHCCKVVKKADFSCACKKITASRHKRINVKKLVLVASYCGKRLRHGTHCGSFTIPPTSAA; this comes from the exons ATGGCGAAGCTGTCTACGGTTTGCTTGCTGTTGGCATTCGTGGTCACTGGGCATTTGATGTCAGGCAGCCTCGCCAAGCCCAAAGACCACAAAGCTCCCAAGAAAGGTCCCGAAGATCACAAAGGTCCCAAGTGCAAGGGTTGGCACGATCTGGTTTCGCAGTGCTCGCGCTACGTAGCGGTCGGCAAACCGGTGGATATTCCCACAAAACACTGCTGCAAGGTGGTCAAGAAAGCCGACTTTTCATGTGCCTGCAAGAAAATTACTGCTTCTCGCCACAAGAGGATCAACGTGAAGAAGCTTGTGCTCGTGGCCAGCTACTGCGGGAAACGGCTTCGCCATGGTACTCACTGTGGAA GTTTTACGATTCCGCCGACTTCTGCAGCTTAG